The Phormidium yuhuli AB48 DNA window TGACGAATCCACTTACCTAGGAAAAAGACGCGCCGGTTGAGGTAATAGCCATCCTTTTCATTTTGCTCAATGACTTGGGCAATTTCATCCCAAAGTTCGGGGGTGATGCGTTCATCACAATCAACAATTAACACCCAGTCATGGCTGAAGGGTAAATTATCTAAAGACCAGTTTTTCTTTTTGGGCCAACGCCCATTAAAGTGGAATTGAACCACCTTGGCGCCGTACTGTTCGGAAATCTCACAGGAGCGATCGCTACTTTGGGAATCCACCACGAAGACTTCAGCGGCCCGGGAAACACTTTCAAGACAAGCCGGGAGATTAGATTCCTCATTTTTGGCAGGAATGAGGACGGACACGGGAATCTTATGATCAGTCGAAGACATACAAGCTAACCTACGCAATTTAGTAGAAATGGGGATGCAGTCGAAATGAGGGGAACGGCTTGAGTTAAGAGGTGGTGTTGGGGCGATCGCCGGGGAGGTCTTTGGGCGGGAAGAGCATTCCCTCAACGGCAGACCCAAGATAGCCGATCTGACCGTAAGCATACACCAAATTCTCAAAGCGTTGTGCTGGGTCTCGCACAAACTTGAGAGATTTATAGAGTCCTCGGGCGATTCGTTCCCCCCCTCGTAACAACTGTTTAGACCCAGCCTTCCCCGCTAGTTGTTCCCGGTAACACTCACTCACCCCTTGCCACCAGCCTCGTTGTAAGAACCAGCTACGGTTGACCCGTTCTGGGGCAACATTATGACCCACTAAGGCATCGGGAAGATAGGCGACTTGCCAGCCAAGATGTAAGGCCTTTTCCGTCATATAGAGTTCTTCATTGGAGAGTAGTTTTTTACCCACTCGTCCCAAATTGGGGTCAAAGCCGCCAATTTGATTGAGGAAATCATGACGGATACAGTAATTCAACCCTCGGGGGGTCAGTCCGGGGTTTTCAATCAAGCAAACCTCCTCCCCTAAATCATAACGCCCCAGACAGCCGGCCATATCATCGGAGAGCCAGGGCGGTTGAGACATTCCCTCAGCCCAGATTAAGGTAACTTTGCCTCCGGCGATCGCCAATGTATCATTGTCCTCAAAGGCGCGACAGAGACAACTCAGCCAGGTGGGAGTTGCCACAGCATCGTCATCGAGATAGGCAAGCAGGGGCGCTTCGCTGGCGTTGGCCCCGGTGTTGCGGGCAACAGATAACCCCAGGGTAGGTTCCCAAACATAACGGAGACGGGGATGGGGCGATCGCGCTTCAACAACGGCTTTTGTCGTATCTGTGGAACCATTGTCAACCACGATCACCTCATAATCCGGGCAGTCTGATTGGTCTAAGAGACTGTCAATGGCAGCCCCGAGATAGGTATCTCGGTTGTGAGTACAGATAATGGCAGAGATGTTTAAATCGGACATGAAATCCTCAAACGCCAGCAACTCCGGGGACGGCGACTTTTAAGACCGCTCTCGTCTGTTATAGCAGAAAGATAAGCAGTGGGCAGTAGGGGAAGAAGGCAATAGGCAGTAGGCAGTAGGCAGTAGAGGGAAGAAGGCAGTGGGGGATAGGTAAAAAAAATCCTCCCGCATCACCAGGAGGAGCCAAAAGGAACTGTCGCATCACAGAGGAAATTTTACCGAGCACCTTATGCGGAGTTGGGGTATCGCACCCAGGCAACTTGTAAGGAACTTGAGGAACTGAGGTTCCGCACATCACTGAACTCGATGACCTCAGTATGACAGCGATCGCCCAAGCCCGGCAGTGATAAGCGTCCGGGGTATCCGTGATACTGCCGTGCTTTGACGGTGATGGATTCCCCAACTTTCCGGTGACACCATTACAGAGGTGGCGGTGATATGGCTCACAATCAGCACCTACGAACTTACCGTACCTAGATATCTCCGTACACCGGAATTGCTGCCCCACGTATATCCTGTGCGGCTTCGGAGGCCAGGAAACAAATCACGTCTGCCAAGGAACTGGGTTTAACCCAAGTGCCAGCCTCCTCCTCCCCCATGGCCTGGCGATTGCTGGGGGTGTCAATCACACTGGGAAGGACGCAGTTAGCCGTAATCCCGGTATGGCGAGTTTCGGCGGCAATCGATTGGGTGAGGGCCACGACAGCGGCTTTCGCGGCACAATACGCCGCCAACTGGGGCCCCGGTTCAACAGCCCCCCGGGAACCAACGGTCACAATTCGTCCGTACCCCTGTTGTCGCATCTTAGCCAGACTATACTTACAGGCCAAAAAGGTGGTGTTGAGGTTGAGGTCTAGGTCTTGACGCCAATCCTCATAGTCATACTCATGGGTTGCCCCCATAGAAAACCCGCCCACCAGATGAATCAAGACATCAACTCGCCCCATATCCTCAATCAGTTGGCGAACCGCAGCTTCATCGAGTAAATCCAGGAGGACAAACTGAATTTTCGAGAAGTCTTCTGCGGACAGATGCTGTTTGAGGCGATCAACGTCGGCGGTATTGCGGTAAGGGATTGTGAGACTTGCCCCCTGGGCCACCAGTTTCGGCGTAACGCCCAGTCCCAATCCTCCAGTTCCTCCTGTGAGTAAGACGGTTTTACCCTTCACAATGCCATCTCCCTTGTTGGTTTCTCCTAGTCTAAGGAGATTAGTAGCGAACTTCCAGGCTGACCGAAGCAGTAATTTCCTGTTCCCCCCCTTCAATGGGTGTGGACGCATCCATCGCCATGGCTTCCATCCGTTGATAGGGAACCGGTGGAGCCGTATGACTGGTGTGATTGACATTGATGCCGACAATATCTCGGCGTTGGAGATTGAGGGTTGCCAGGACAACATCGGCTTGGGAGCGAGCATCAAGGGTGGCTTCTTGTAGAGCGCGATCGCGGGCCTGGGTGATGGCCTCATCGCTTCCGATAAAGTTAATCCCCATAATGCGAGTCGCACCACGGGAGACAGCGGTATCCAGCAGTTCTCCGGCGCTATCCGTGGGAATTTGGAAGCTGACGGTATTGCTGGCGCGATAGCCGGTAATCACCTGTTGGTTATCGCGACGGCTATAGACGGGGTTGAGCCGAACGCCAGTGGTTTGGAGTTTTTCCACATCATTGCGCGATCGCAATAGTTCAACGACCGCCGAGGATTGACGAGCGGCCTGTTGTTGCGCCGCCTCAGCCGTCTGCGCCTCCACTTCTACCCCCAAATTGACCTGAGCAATGGTAGCCGGGATCAAGACGGAACCTTGGCCTTGAACCGTCAGAGTTCGTTGGGATTGTTCTTGAGCCATAACAGGGGGTTGGGCGAGGAGGGTCATTCCTCCCGAGGCGAGTATTACCATTGCCGGGAGAGCAAGCAGTCTGTGGGAAAAGCGCGTCATACTCATCTGTACTCCAGAAATTCATATCCTTCAATTCTGCCGCAAGGGAGAGCTTATCCGCCTCCTAACAGTCGTTGGCGCACACTTTCGGCAATTTGGTTGCCTAAGTAGTCTGGGATCGCGCATTCATTGGGCCCTAGGAGATAGAGAATTAGGCGAGTGCGTCCTCGCCAGACTAGGAGGTTAGCATTCACCACCAGTAAGTCCTCCTGCCAGATGGCATACATGACCTTATAAAATAACCCCGGTTGATTATCTGCTTCGATTAACAGGGCCGGCAGGTGGAAGACGGGGTCCACATAAAACTCCGTTTCGACATCTTCCAAACCTGCATCGAGGTTAAACTCCACCGCTAACATTTCTTCCACCTCAAAATGTCCCGCGAGGGCTTCTCGAACCGCCCGGGCCACATTGTCTGCCGTTTTTTCCGTCAAAGCCTGGCCCCCACGAGAGACAATCAGCTTGACGAACACCAACATCGGGGGAGCGATTTGGCCATAGAGACTGAGACTGTGAATCGTTAAGCCATAGGCGGCGAGGACCCCAAAAATGTCACTGAGCAAAAATGACTGATTACGATAGGCGAAGTGCAGGGCACTTTTAGAGCCTTCCTGACGCAGTTCGATAACCGCTTGTCGGGTTTTGTAGAGGTGATACGCCAATTTGAGGTTTTGCAGTTGAATCTCGCTGCTGACAAACTGCTCGTAAAACTGGGGGAAAGCCCGATTGAAGCGTTTAAGGAGGTCGAGAGTGGATGATTTTAAGCCCGCAGCCATGGTCACCGTTAACTGAACTTGTAAAATCTATCCCATGAGACAGGACGCTTGTAGACGCTCATGGGGGCGATCGCGCACTCGGCTGGTACTACCCGGTCGGGTGAATCCCCAATCTAATCGCCATTCCTCCTCCGCCTAAGGAGAAGACGCTACTCTACTTTAGGCGATCGGCGATCGCCTGAGGGGGGAAAGTTAGATCCGTTGAATTTCTTGGCGATCGGCCGGTCTAACGGACATTCGCCGGATATAATGAACCATACCGGGCCGTCCTCAAGCCCGAGATCGTCTAATCAGCACGCTACGACTACCTGCATGGGTTTTTTGAAAAGCATTTTCAGCAGTTCGGATTCGGCGTCCCCATCGCCGAACGCCATCTCCTTAGAGGAGTACTCAGCGCCCGGCATGAGCGATCGCCTGGGGACGCAAAGTCGGATTTACTTTAGTACCGATCGCAGTATCGATTTATACGAACTTGAAGAACTTTGTGACTCCGTTGGCTGGGCCCGTCGTCCCCTCCGCAAAGTTCGCAAGGCCCTCCAACATAGTTACATGGTCGTTTCCATGTGGGAAGTGCGAGGGAGCCGTAAGCGTCTGATTGGCTTTGCCCGGGCCACATCAGACTGTGCTTTCAACGCCACGGTTTGGGATGTCGCCATCCGTCCAGAATTCCAGGGTAAAGGTCTCGGCAAGGCCCTCATGAGTTACCTGATTAGCAAACTGCGGCGAGAGGACATCAGCAACATCACCCTCTTCGCCGATCCCCATGTGGTCAAATTTTACGGTGGTTTAGGCTTTCTCGCCGATCCCGAAGGAATCAAGGGGATGTTTTGGTATCCCAATTGAGGGAGGCAAGAGGGGGGAGGCAAGAGGCAAGAGAGAACCACGGAGTCACAGAGGACACAGAGGAAAAAGCCGAGATGGATTCCCCCTACTGCCTATTGCCTTCCCCTCCTGGGAGGGGTTAGGGGTGGGTTATGCCTCTTGCCTTCTCCCCCCTGTTCCCCATTCCCCGTTGACGGTACTATAGGAACAGTATTGGTAAGAAATCTTCATATTTTATCCGTTGATATGGAATCAGGAATCGACCTCCAAGGTAGTGTCATCGAGATCCTCGGGGGCTTTGGGATCCCGCCTGGATTCGCCAAAGTCATCTGGATGCCCGTCCCCATGCTGCTGATGTTGGTAGCCGCCACCGTCGGAGTCTTAGTCTCCGTATGGCTAGAGCGGAAAATCTCCGCCGCCGCTCAACAGCGGGTTGGCCCCGAGTTTGCCGGGCCGTTGGGGACATTGCAACCCGTCGCCGATGGCTTGAAACTACTGTTCAAAGAAGACATCATCCCCCGACGGGCCGATCCCTGGCTCTTTACCCTTGGTCCGGCGATCGTTGTCATCCCCGTTTTTCTGTCCTATCTCATCGTGCCCTTTGGACAGAACCTCGTCATTACTGACCTGAGTATCGGGGCCTTCCTCTGGATTGCCCTGTCTAGCATCACTCCCATCGGCCTGCTGATGTCGGGGTACTCCTCCAACAACAAATATGCCCTCATTGGGGGATTGCGGGCTGCCGCTCAATCCATCAGCTACGAAATCCCTCTAGCCCTATCGGTGTTGGCGATCGTCCTGATGTCCAATAGCCTCAGTACCATCGACATCGTTAACCAACAAGCCGACTACGGCATTCTCAGTTGGAACCTCTGGCGACAACCCGTGGGATTCGTCATCTTCTGGGTGGCCGCCTTAGCTGAAACCGAACGACTCCCCTTCGACCTTCCTGAAGCGGAAGAAGAACTGGTGGCTGGGTATCAAACCGAATACACCGGCATGAAATTTGCCCTGTTCTACCTGGGGTCCTACGTTAACCTGGTTCTCAGTGCCCTTTTTGTCTCCGTCTTCTACCTCGGTGGTTGGACGCTCCCAATTCCCGTTGAAACCCTAACCCAATGGTTTGGGGTCAGTGAATTTTCCCCCGCCGTCCAAGTGATCACCGGTTCCCTAGGGATCACCATGGTCTTGTTGAAAACCTACCTGTTCGTGTTTCTCGCCATTTTGCTGCGCTGGACCACACCTCGGGTTCGTATCGACCAACTCTTGAACCTAGGCTGGAAGTTCTTACTTCCCGTCTCCTTAGCCAACTTGCTCATCACCGCCGCCCTCAAACTTGCCTTCCCGGTTGCCTTCGGCGGCTAACCTTGTCCCGACCTGGACTCTACTATGACTGACGATACGGGAGAACACCATGCTTAAGTTTCTCAAACAAGTCGGCGACTACGCCAAAGACTCCTTTCAAGCGGCCAAATACATCGGCCAGGGATTATCCGTCACCTTTGACCACATGGGCCGACGGCCCGTCACGGTTCAATATCCCTACGAAAAACTCATTCCCTCAGAACGCTATCGAGGCCGGATTCACTTTGAATTCGACAAGTGCATCTCCTGCGAAGTCTGCGTGCGGGTTTGCCCCATTAACCTGCCCGTGGTGGATTGGGAGTTTAACAAAGAACAGAAGAAAAAGAAACTCAACCACTACAGCATCGACTTCGGCGTTTGTATCTTCTGTGGGAACTGCGTGGAATACTGCCCCACCAACTGTTTATCCATGACCGAAGAGTACGAACTCAGTGCCTACGATCGCCATGAACTCAACTACGACAACGTGGCCCTAGGACGACTTCCTGAAAAAGTCACCCTGGATCCGATGGTACAACCGATGCGAGAACTGGCATACTTACCCAAGGGTGTCACTGAACCCCACGATCTGCCCAAGGGATCTCAACGTGCCGGTCGTCACCCTGAGGATATCCTCGAAGACCTCGAACAGGAGAAAGCACAACGGGAAAAAGCCAGTGCTGACTCTGAGAAAAACTGAGCCGATCTCATCGAGTCTCAGATTGTCCATTGGGCGGGTTAACCCCCGCCCTCTAGGACGCTTCGAGGAATCGTGTTTGCAAAGCCTGTAAGGAAATTAAGGAAAAAGCTGTGAATTTAGCTGAAGGCGTTCAACTCGTCTCATTCGGAATTTTAGTCGCGACGACCCTCGCTGCGGCGTTGGGCGTGGTCTTACTGGAAAATATTGTCTACTCTGCCTTTCTCCTCGGAGGCGTGTTTATCAGTATGGCAGGCTTATATCTGCTGCTGAATGCTGATTTTGTCGCCGCCGCCCAAATTCTGGTCTATGTCGGTGCGGTCAACGTGCTGATTATTTTCGCCATTATGTTGGTGAATAAAACCGAGGTCTTTCAACCCATGAAAAATGCCTGGTTCCGCAAAGGGGCAACGGCGTTAGTCTGCGTGGGGCTATTTGCGCTGTTGGGGACGATGGTTCAGTCAACCTCCTGGGCTGTGTTAGAGACCATTGAACCGGTTTCGAGTACAGCAGAGCGGTTAGGGCAACATTTCTTTAGTGATTTCTTGTTGCCTTTTGAGTTAGTCTCCGTACTCCTGCTCATCGCCATGGTGGGAGCAATTATCTTGGCCCGTCGCGAGTTTATCCCTGATTTAGATTCCGAGCAAGAATTTGTGTTTACGCTCCCGGAACGTCCCCGTGAACCGGTTGGGGCGATTGGAGAGGCTCCCGATGATTCTGACAGTTAAGTCAGGAGAATTACAGGTCCTTGACTTGGTTTAATATGACCTGTCAGACCGTTTAAAACCCATCGTTATCCTTGGGTTCTCCCTAGACTAGGTAAGCCTAGACTCTGATTCAACCCCTTTATCAGCCTTATGGAACTCCAACTGGAATATTTTTTACTCCTGGCCGCTGCCCTCTTCTGCATTGGCATTTATGGACTCATTAACAGTCGTAATGCTGTACGGGTCTTAATGTCCATTGAACTGTTATTAAATGCCGTGAACCTCAATCTCATGGCATTTTCCAACTATCTGGATGCCGATGCCAAAGGACAGGTTTTTTCGGTGTTTGTGATTACGATCGCAGCGGCGGAAGCAGCGGTGGGCTTAGCCATTGTCCTGGCGATTTACCGCAATCGTGACACCATTGATATGGAACAGTTCAACTTATTGAAGTGGTAACTCGGCGACGCTACAGGCCCCAGCCTGAGATGACTCCTGTTGATTATCCCCGTTCAATTCTCCCTCGGTGAGGTTGGCGGGGGATGAGACAGGAGTCTTTTGATTAAGACTCGGGTTCGCCGCAACTCTGAACGGATCTTGTCCTCCGACCCAAACAAGACTTGGTAGTTAAAGATACCAAACTACCCACATTTCTCTGAGCTTTACAGAAGCTTTATAGAAATTCCCCAATTCAATATGGTTTCTTTACGGAATCTATGGTCTAATCTCGTAGGGTGGAAATAGGAGGACAAGTTGCCCAAGGGCGATCGCCTCCTATCCCCATATCGCCCTTTGAAACTTTGGTAAGAAACGCCATGCTTCGTATTGTGAACCTGCTCCTCGCTCCCATCGACGGCTGGCTGGCATCCCTAGAGATTAACAGTCCCCAACTCGCTACGGCGATTGTGCGTCTAATCCCCGCACAATGTCCCTTTGAGCGCGACATCACCGTTGGGGGACATCACCTGTTCCATATTCCCCCCATGTGCAAACTCAACCCCCTCTACGATCGCTTCGTTGAGTTACGCTTCCGGGCCCTGTGCTACCTCGTCGATACCTGCGGAAGCGATATCAGCGCCTTCTCCTAAGTCCTAGACTCCCAGTTCCTCAAGCTTTAGACTCCCCAAACACGGCCACTTCAAGCGCCTGAAGCGCGTCTTCAATCACCCCATTGGTGACCTGTACATCAAACTCGTCAGCCGCTTGAAGTTCCTCTTTGGCCCGTTCCAGTCGCCGCTGAATCGCCTCTTCCGAGTCGCGATCGCGCCCCCGTAAACGCCGTTCCAACTCCGCAAAGGACGGAGGATGAACAAACACCAACAACGCCTCGGGGAAACTACGGCGCACCTGGCGGGCCCCCTCCACTTCAATCTCTAAAATCACCCAATGACCCTGCGCCATCTGTGTTTCCAAGGATTGGCGCGGGGTTCCATAGTAATTACCCGCAAACTCGGCCCATTCAATAAACGCATCCTGGGCAATCTTGTCCTGAAAAGCCGGCCGCGTCAAAAAATGATAATCCACTCCATCCACCTCACCCTGACGGGGTTGGCGAGTTGTTGCCGAAATCGACAGACAAAGTTCCGGGTGGCGTTGGCGTAGCGATCGCAGTAACGTCCCCTTACCAACTCCACTCGGACCGGTCAAAACAATTAATTTTCCAGCAGTCATGATTTCGCGGCAGCCCATCCGTCAAGGAATGGTTCATCTCAAATTACCCAGGCGCACCGTCAAAACCAAGCCACACTGGGCCATCACGTATGAGCCTCCTTACCATCTTTATTGAAAACAAAACGGTTGGCAACCGTTTCCGGCTGAATCGCCGAGAGAATCACATGACTTGAATCCGTCACAATCACCGCCCGAGTGCGACGACCATAGGTGGCATCCACCAACTGACCCCGCTCTCTGGCATCGATGATGATACGCTTAATGGGAGCTGACTCAGGGCTAACGATAGCAACAACGCGATTCGCCGAAACGATATTGCCAAAGCCGATGTTAATAAGCTGAATATCCATGATTAATCCTTGGCTATCTCGTGTGAGGGGGGTAGTAACGACAGTATCTAACTCTCATGGTAGATAGAATCCAAAATTTTGGCTCAGGCGGCGCAAATCCCTAAAAAATCATCTCCCCCTCCCCCTGGGCGATCGCCATTAGCTCAATTCAAGTTCCCATACCGATTTCAGCCCCTCACTGTTCCTGTGCAACCCGTCGATTTCACCACCCTTTGCGCCATTTATGCCGATTTCCGGACATTTTGGCTTCCCGCTCGTCTTGAACAAGTCATTCAACGCGATCGCACCCAACTGGCCCTAGCCCTACGCACCCTCGACCGCCGAGGCTGGCTACGCCTGTGTTGGCATCCTCAAGCGGCCCATCTCTGTCTCAGCAGTCCCCCGCCCAAAGGTCCCGACACCTTCACCTTCAGCGACCAACTGCGCCACCAACTCAAAGGCTTAGCCCTCGTCGACGTGACCCCCCTCTCCCCCTGGGAACGAGTCCTCGACTTTCAATTTGCCCGTCGGCCCGGAGATCCCCTCCAAGGTCATCTCTACGTGGAAATCATGGGCAAATACAGCAACGTCATTCTCACCAACGCCGAGAATCTCATCATCACCGCCGCCCATCAAGTCAGCGCCCAACAGTCGCGAGTGCGGCCAATTCTCACCGGACAACCCTACGAACCGCCCCCAGCCATGACCGGGGCCACCCCCCGGCGGGACGAATCCTTCGAGCGTTGGCAGGAGCGCATCAGCCTAATCCCCGATTCCCTACGGCGCAACCTCCTCAAACCCTATCGCGGTCTCAGTTCCGCCCTGGTGCGATCGCTCTGTGCCGGGGCCCAACTCGACCCCGAAACCCCCACTGACCAACTCTCCGACACCCAGTGGCGACGGCTCTTTGACCGCTGGCAACAATGGCTGGCCGCCCTAGATAGCCAGACCTTCGAACCCGGCTGGACTGACAGCGGTTACACCGTCCTCGGCTGGGATGCCCAGATCCCCGCCGACAGCATTCAGAGCCTCATTGACCGCTACTACAGCGATCGCCTCAACCAACAGCTATTCCAACAACTACGGCATCAACTGAGCCAAAAACTCAGCCAAACCCTCAAAAAACTCCATCTCAAACAACACACCTTCCAAGACAAACTCAGCCAATCCGCCGACGCCGACCAACACCGACACCAGGCCGACCTACTCATGGCCCATCTCCAAGACTGGACCCCCGGCATGACAGACATCGTCCTGGCCGACTTTGAAACCGGAGACCCCATCACCATTCCCCTTGACCCCGAAAAAAATGCCGTTAGCAACGCCCAGGCGCTCTATAAACGGCATCAAAAACTACGACGGGCTAAACAAGCCGTTCAGCCTCTTTTACGTGCCACAGAGGCAGAAATCAGCTATCTCCAACAAGTCGAAGCCGCCCTTGACCAACTCGGACCTTATCAGCGGCCCGAAGACCTCAGCGCCCTAGAAGATATCCGAGACGAACTGGTCGAACAAGAGTATCTAGCCTCACCCCACTATCGTCCTCAACGCAGCAACGATCCCGACCCCTTCCACCACTTCCAGACCCCCAGCGGCTTCGACCTCCTCGTCGGCCGCAACAACCGGCAAAACGACCAACTCTCCTTCCGCATGGCCAGCGAATACGACCTCTGGTTCCATACCCAAGAAATCCCCGGTAGTCACGTCCTGCTACGACTCCCCCCCGGAACCCAGCCCGACGCCAAAGACCTACAATTTGCCGCCGACATTGCCGCCTACTACAGCCGGGCCCGCGACAGTGACGCCGCACCAGTCGTCTATGCCGATCCCAAATACGTCTATAAACCCAAAGGAGCCAAGCCGGGCATGGCCATCTACAAGCACGAGACCGTCCTCTGGGGCAATCCCGGAGAGGTCGAGAACCAGATTGAGGACAAAAAAGCTGGTGACAAGATTTGAACTTGCGACCGGCTGATTACAAATCAGCTGCTCTACCACTGAGCTACACCAGCACGAGACTCAATTATACCTAAATTCGCTCAGAACAGCACAAAAAACTAGGGGACTCTTCCGGAATCCGTGGCATTTCCCTTGCCCCTAGTTATGATGGACCCGAGTGAGTCTCCGAGCTTGCCTCGACCCTTAAGGTCAATAGGGGGTTAGTCTCCAAACTGTTGCAAATACCGCTCTAGGTCTTCGAGCACTTGGGTCAGTTCCACCTCCGTCGTGAGGCGAATCCGCTCATCCCGCACGGTGAGCAGAATTTTAGCCGCAAAAGGACTTGGCCAAATGTTGGGGTTGCAGAACACCTCCAAAAAGACCTCACCTCGGTGCTGGTACTCCATCGGCTTTTGAGGTGTCGGACGTTTTGACCCCCCGGCTGGGTTGGAGGCGACGGCTTTGAGTTGCCCGAGCAACCCTTGCAGTGCCTCTTGTAGCTCTTTGGCAGCGCCCCCGGAAAAGCTCAGGGAGACAGATCCCTCACTGAAGTTGAGATTGAGTTGAGAATTGGACATCCCTTGATTCGGCTTAAATGTGCTATATCATGTTAGTCATCTATGGGGAAGTTTGCGTAGTCGCTATAAAGGAACGCTTTGTCAACTCAGCCGGCTTTATGGCAAAAAAATTTCCCCTTATAGGGTCTTTGGTTGTGCGTTTGCCTCAATTCGTCCGATAATGGAGTTGATCAGGTTGTCGTACCGT harbors:
- a CDS encoding Rqc2 family fibronectin-binding protein; the encoded protein is MQPVDFTTLCAIYADFRTFWLPARLEQVIQRDRTQLALALRTLDRRGWLRLCWHPQAAHLCLSSPPPKGPDTFTFSDQLRHQLKGLALVDVTPLSPWERVLDFQFARRPGDPLQGHLYVEIMGKYSNVILTNAENLIITAAHQVSAQQSRVRPILTGQPYEPPPAMTGATPRRDESFERWQERISLIPDSLRRNLLKPYRGLSSALVRSLCAGAQLDPETPTDQLSDTQWRRLFDRWQQWLAALDSQTFEPGWTDSGYTVLGWDAQIPADSIQSLIDRYYSDRLNQQLFQQLRHQLSQKLSQTLKKLHLKQHTFQDKLSQSADADQHRHQADLLMAHLQDWTPGMTDIVLADFETGDPITIPLDPEKNAVSNAQALYKRHQKLRRAKQAVQPLLRATEAEISYLQQVEAALDQLGPYQRPEDLSALEDIRDELVEQEYLASPHYRPQRSNDPDPFHHFQTPSGFDLLVGRNNRQNDQLSFRMASEYDLWFHTQEIPGSHVLLRLPPGTQPDAKDLQFAADIAAYYSRARDSDAAPVVYADPKYVYKPKGAKPGMAIYKHETVLWGNPGEVENQIEDKKAGDKI
- the remA gene encoding extracellular matrix/biofilm regulator RemA → MDIQLINIGFGNIVSANRVVAIVSPESAPIKRIIIDARERGQLVDATYGRRTRAVIVTDSSHVILSAIQPETVANRFVFNKDGKEAHT
- a CDS encoding NADH-quinone oxidoreductase subunit J, encoding MNLAEGVQLVSFGILVATTLAAALGVVLLENIVYSAFLLGGVFISMAGLYLLLNADFVAAAQILVYVGAVNVLIIFAIMLVNKTEVFQPMKNAWFRKGATALVCVGLFALLGTMVQSTSWAVLETIEPVSSTAERLGQHFFSDFLLPFELVSVLLLIAMVGAIILARREFIPDLDSEQEFVFTLPERPREPVGAIGEAPDDSDS
- the fabG gene encoding 3-oxoacyl-ACP reductase FabG, which translates into the protein MKGKTVLLTGGTGGLGLGVTPKLVAQGASLTIPYRNTADVDRLKQHLSAEDFSKIQFVLLDLLDEAAVRQLIEDMGRVDVLIHLVGGFSMGATHEYDYEDWRQDLDLNLNTTFLACKYSLAKMRQQGYGRIVTVGSRGAVEPGPQLAAYCAAKAAVVALTQSIAAETRHTGITANCVLPSVIDTPSNRQAMGEEEAGTWVKPSSLADVICFLASEAAQDIRGAAIPVYGDI
- the nuoK gene encoding NADH-quinone oxidoreductase subunit NuoK, whose translation is MELQLEYFLLLAAALFCIGIYGLINSRNAVRVLMSIELLLNAVNLNLMAFSNYLDADAKGQVFSVFVITIAAAEAAVGLAIVLAIYRNRDTIDMEQFNLLKW
- the gmk gene encoding guanylate kinase — protein: MTAGKLIVLTGPSGVGKGTLLRSLRQRHPELCLSISATTRQPRQGEVDGVDYHFLTRPAFQDKIAQDAFIEWAEFAGNYYGTPRQSLETQMAQGHWVILEIEVEGARQVRRSFPEALLVFVHPPSFAELERRLRGRDRDSEEAIQRRLERAKEELQAADEFDVQVTNGVIEDALQALEVAVFGESKA
- a CDS encoding GNAT family N-acetyltransferase, which gives rise to MGFLKSIFSSSDSASPSPNAISLEEYSAPGMSDRLGTQSRIYFSTDRSIDLYELEELCDSVGWARRPLRKVRKALQHSYMVVSMWEVRGSRKRLIGFARATSDCAFNATVWDVAIRPEFQGKGLGKALMSYLISKLRREDISNITLFADPHVVKFYGGLGFLADPEGIKGMFWYPN
- a CDS encoding glycosyltransferase family 2 protein; this encodes MSDLNISAIICTHNRDTYLGAAIDSLLDQSDCPDYEVIVVDNGSTDTTKAVVEARSPHPRLRYVWEPTLGLSVARNTGANASEAPLLAYLDDDAVATPTWLSCLCRAFEDNDTLAIAGGKVTLIWAEGMSQPPWLSDDMAGCLGRYDLGEEVCLIENPGLTPRGLNYCIRHDFLNQIGGFDPNLGRVGKKLLSNEELYMTEKALHLGWQVAYLPDALVGHNVAPERVNRSWFLQRGWWQGVSECYREQLAGKAGSKQLLRGGERIARGLYKSLKFVRDPAQRFENLVYAYGQIGYLGSAVEGMLFPPKDLPGDRPNTTS
- the nuoH gene encoding NADH-quinone oxidoreductase subunit NuoH; this encodes MESGIDLQGSVIEILGGFGIPPGFAKVIWMPVPMLLMLVAATVGVLVSVWLERKISAAAQQRVGPEFAGPLGTLQPVADGLKLLFKEDIIPRRADPWLFTLGPAIVVIPVFLSYLIVPFGQNLVITDLSIGAFLWIALSSITPIGLLMSGYSSNNKYALIGGLRAAAQSISYEIPLALSVLAIVLMSNSLSTIDIVNQQADYGILSWNLWRQPVGFVIFWVAALAETERLPFDLPEAEEELVAGYQTEYTGMKFALFYLGSYVNLVLSALFVSVFYLGGWTLPIPVETLTQWFGVSEFSPAVQVITGSLGITMVLLKTYLFVFLAILLRWTTPRVRIDQLLNLGWKFLLPVSLANLLITAALKLAFPVAFGG
- the ndhI gene encoding NAD(P)H-quinone oxidoreductase subunit I; the protein is MLKFLKQVGDYAKDSFQAAKYIGQGLSVTFDHMGRRPVTVQYPYEKLIPSERYRGRIHFEFDKCISCEVCVRVCPINLPVVDWEFNKEQKKKKLNHYSIDFGVCIFCGNCVEYCPTNCLSMTEEYELSAYDRHELNYDNVALGRLPEKVTLDPMVQPMRELAYLPKGVTEPHDLPKGSQRAGRHPEDILEDLEQEKAQREKASADSEKN
- a CDS encoding Mo-dependent nitrogenase C-terminal domain-containing protein, with translation MLRIVNLLLAPIDGWLASLEINSPQLATAIVRLIPAQCPFERDITVGGHHLFHIPPMCKLNPLYDRFVELRFRALCYLVDTCGSDISAFS
- a CDS encoding SIMPL domain-containing protein; translation: MAQEQSQRTLTVQGQGSVLIPATIAQVNLGVEVEAQTAEAAQQQAARQSSAVVELLRSRNDVEKLQTTGVRLNPVYSRRDNQQVITGYRASNTVSFQIPTDSAGELLDTAVSRGATRIMGINFIGSDEAITQARDRALQEATLDARSQADVVLATLNLQRRDIVGINVNHTSHTAPPVPYQRMEAMAMDASTPIEGGEQEITASVSLEVRY